Proteins from one Lonchura striata isolate bLonStr1 chromosome 6, bLonStr1.mat, whole genome shotgun sequence genomic window:
- the LOC144246423 gene encoding olfactory receptor 14J1-like — MSNSSSISHFLLLALADTRQLQLLHFCLFLGISLAALLGNGLIISAVACGHHLHTPMFFFLLNLALSDLGSICTTVPKALHNSLWDTRNISFKGCTAQVLFFLFFITAEYFLLTIMCYDRYVSICKPLHYGTLLGSRACAHMAAAAWASAFLNALLHTANTFSLPLCHGNAMGQFFCEIPQILKLSCSKSYIRELRLIEVTACLGLGCFLFIVFSYVQIFRTVLRIPSEQGRHKAFSTCLPHLAVVSLFVSTMMFAHLKPPLISSPSLDLALSVLYSVVPPGLNPLIYSLRNQELKAAVWRQMTGCFQEH, encoded by the coding sequence atgtccaacagcagctccatcagccacttcctcctgctggcactggcagacacgcggcagctgcagctcctgcacttctgcctcttcctgggcatctccctggctgccctcctgggcaacggcctcatcatcagcgccgtagcctgcggccaccacctgcacacgcccatgttcttcttcctgctcaacctggccctcagcgacctgggctccatctgcaccactgtccccaaagccctgcacaattccctctgggacaccaggaacatctcatTCAAGGGATGTACTGCACAGGTcttgttctttctcttcttcatcacagcagagtatttcctgctgaccatcatgtgctacgaccgctacgtgtccatctgcaaacccctgcactacgggaccctcctgggcagcagagcttgtgcccacatggcagcagctgcctgggccagtgcctttctcaatgctctgctgcacacagccaatacattttccctgcccctgtgccatggcaatgccatgggccagttcttctgtgaaatcccacagatcctcaagctctcctgctctaAATCCTACATCAGGGAACTCAGGCTCATTGAAGTTACTGCTTGTTTAGGACTAGGTTGTTTtctgttcattgttttctcctatgtgcagatcttcaggactgtgctgaggatcccctctgagcagggacggcacaaagccttttccacctgcctccctcacctggctgtggtctccctTTTTGTCAGCACTATGatgtttgctcacctgaagccccccttgatctcctccccatccctggatcttgcactgtcagttctgtactcagtggtgcctccaggcctgaaccccctcatctacagcctgaggaaccaggagctcaaggctgcagtgtggagacagatgactggatgctttcaggaacattaa